One Thunnus albacares chromosome 12, fThuAlb1.1, whole genome shotgun sequence genomic region harbors:
- the rnf2 gene encoding E3 ubiquitin-protein ligase RING2 isoform X2 has protein sequence MTQTVQTNGVQPLSKTWELSLYELQRTPQEAITDGLEIAVSPRSLHSELMCPICLDMLKNTMTTKECLHRFCADCIITALRSGNKECPTCRKKLVSKRSLRPDPNFDALISKIYPSRDEYEAHQERVLARISKHNNQQALSHSIEEGLKIQAMTRLQRGKRHTVENGSGAEDNGDSSHCSNASVHSNQEAGPSIKRTKTSDDSGLDMDNAAENGGGDSVIDGGASEIELVFRPHPTLMEKDDGHNSVEFVPRYIKTSGNATVDHLSKYLAVRLALEELRRNAEASPVNVEAASEKQYTIYIPTAGNQFTVLNGSFSLELVSEKYWKVNKPMELYFAPTKEHKSLT, from the exons ATGACCCAGACAGTTCAGACCAACGGGGTTCAGCCCCTCAGTAAGACCTGGGAGCTGAGCCTGTACGAGCTACAGAGAACTCCACAG GAGGCTATAACAGACGGACTGGAGATTGCGGTGTCGCCCAGGTCCTTGCACAGTGAACTCATGTGTCCTATCTGTCTGGACATGTTGAAGAACACAATGACAACCAAAGAATGTCTGCATCGCTTCTGCGCTGATTGTATCATCACAGCTTTGAGATCTGG TAACAAAGAGTGTCCTACCTGTCGTAAGAAGCTGGTGTCCAAGAGGTCGCTGCGTCCAGACCCTAATTTCGATGCTCTGATTA GTAAGATTTATCCCAGCCGTGACGAGTATGAAGCCCACCAGGAGAGAGTGTTGGCCCGCATTAGCAAACACAACAACCAGCAAGCCCTGTCCCACAGCATAGAGGAGGGGCTGAAGATACAGGCTATGaccag ACTGCAGCGTGGTAAAAGACACACAGTGGAGAACGGCAGCGGAGCTGAAGACAACGGAGACTCCTCCCACTGTAGCAACGCTTCTGTCCACAGCAATCAG GAGGCAGGTCCCAGCATCAAACGCACCAAGACGAGTGATGACAGCGGTCTGGATATGGACAACGCTGCTGAGAACGGGGGCGGGGACTCTGTGATCGATGGCGGCGCCAGCGAAATAGAACTGGTGTTTCGGCCACATCCCACCCTGATGGAGAAGGATGACGGTCACaacag tGTGGAGTTCGTCCCTCGCTACATTAAGACGTCCGGTAACGCTACAGTGGATCACCTGTCTAAATACCTGGCTGTCCGactggctctggaggagctgaGAAGAAACGCCGAGGCTAGTCCTGTTAACGTGGAGGCAGCTTCAGAGAAACAGTACACCATCTACATACCTACTGCTGGAAACCAGTTCAct GTTCTGAACGGTTCTTTCTCCCTGGAGCTGGTCAGCGAAAAGTACTGGAAGGTCAACAAACCCATGGAGCTCTACTTTGCCCCTACTAAAGAACACAA
- the rnf2 gene encoding E3 ubiquitin-protein ligase RING2 isoform X4, producing the protein MTQTVQTNGVQPLSKTWELSLYELQRTPQEAITDGLEIAVSPRSLHSELMCPICLDMLKNTMTTKECLHRFCADCIITALRSGNKECPTCRKKLVSKRSLRPDPNFDALISKIYPSRDEYEAHQERVLARISKHNNQQALSHSIEEGLKIQAMTRLQRGKRHTVENGSGAEDNGDSSHCSNASVHSNQEAGPSIKRTKTSDDSGLDMDNAAENGGGDSVIDGGASEIELVFRPHPTLMEKDDGHNSVEFVPRYIKTSGNATVDHLSKYLAVRLALEELRRNAEASPVNVEAASEKQYTIYIPTAGNQFTVLNGSFSLELVSEKYWKVNKPMELYFAPTKEHK; encoded by the exons ATGACCCAGACAGTTCAGACCAACGGGGTTCAGCCCCTCAGTAAGACCTGGGAGCTGAGCCTGTACGAGCTACAGAGAACTCCACAG GAGGCTATAACAGACGGACTGGAGATTGCGGTGTCGCCCAGGTCCTTGCACAGTGAACTCATGTGTCCTATCTGTCTGGACATGTTGAAGAACACAATGACAACCAAAGAATGTCTGCATCGCTTCTGCGCTGATTGTATCATCACAGCTTTGAGATCTGG TAACAAAGAGTGTCCTACCTGTCGTAAGAAGCTGGTGTCCAAGAGGTCGCTGCGTCCAGACCCTAATTTCGATGCTCTGATTA GTAAGATTTATCCCAGCCGTGACGAGTATGAAGCCCACCAGGAGAGAGTGTTGGCCCGCATTAGCAAACACAACAACCAGCAAGCCCTGTCCCACAGCATAGAGGAGGGGCTGAAGATACAGGCTATGaccag ACTGCAGCGTGGTAAAAGACACACAGTGGAGAACGGCAGCGGAGCTGAAGACAACGGAGACTCCTCCCACTGTAGCAACGCTTCTGTCCACAGCAATCAG GAGGCAGGTCCCAGCATCAAACGCACCAAGACGAGTGATGACAGCGGTCTGGATATGGACAACGCTGCTGAGAACGGGGGCGGGGACTCTGTGATCGATGGCGGCGCCAGCGAAATAGAACTGGTGTTTCGGCCACATCCCACCCTGATGGAGAAGGATGACGGTCACaacag tGTGGAGTTCGTCCCTCGCTACATTAAGACGTCCGGTAACGCTACAGTGGATCACCTGTCTAAATACCTGGCTGTCCGactggctctggaggagctgaGAAGAAACGCCGAGGCTAGTCCTGTTAACGTGGAGGCAGCTTCAGAGAAACAGTACACCATCTACATACCTACTGCTGGAAACCAGTTCAct GTTCTGAACGGTTCTTTCTCCCTGGAGCTGGTCAGCGAAAAGTACTGGAAGGTCAACAAACCCATGGAGCTCTACTTTGCCCCTACTAAAGAACACAAGtag
- the rnf2 gene encoding E3 ubiquitin-protein ligase RING2 isoform X1, with the protein MTQTVQTNGVQPLSKTWELSLYELQRTPQAQEAITDGLEIAVSPRSLHSELMCPICLDMLKNTMTTKECLHRFCADCIITALRSGNKECPTCRKKLVSKRSLRPDPNFDALISKIYPSRDEYEAHQERVLARISKHNNQQALSHSIEEGLKIQAMTRLQRGKRHTVENGSGAEDNGDSSHCSNASVHSNQEAGPSIKRTKTSDDSGLDMDNAAENGGGDSVIDGGASEIELVFRPHPTLMEKDDGHNSVEFVPRYIKTSGNATVDHLSKYLAVRLALEELRRNAEASPVNVEAASEKQYTIYIPTAGNQFTVLNGSFSLELVSEKYWKVNKPMELYFAPTKEHKSLT; encoded by the exons ATGACCCAGACAGTTCAGACCAACGGGGTTCAGCCCCTCAGTAAGACCTGGGAGCTGAGCCTGTACGAGCTACAGAGAACTCCACAG GCACAGGAGGCTATAACAGACGGACTGGAGATTGCGGTGTCGCCCAGGTCCTTGCACAGTGAACTCATGTGTCCTATCTGTCTGGACATGTTGAAGAACACAATGACAACCAAAGAATGTCTGCATCGCTTCTGCGCTGATTGTATCATCACAGCTTTGAGATCTGG TAACAAAGAGTGTCCTACCTGTCGTAAGAAGCTGGTGTCCAAGAGGTCGCTGCGTCCAGACCCTAATTTCGATGCTCTGATTA GTAAGATTTATCCCAGCCGTGACGAGTATGAAGCCCACCAGGAGAGAGTGTTGGCCCGCATTAGCAAACACAACAACCAGCAAGCCCTGTCCCACAGCATAGAGGAGGGGCTGAAGATACAGGCTATGaccag ACTGCAGCGTGGTAAAAGACACACAGTGGAGAACGGCAGCGGAGCTGAAGACAACGGAGACTCCTCCCACTGTAGCAACGCTTCTGTCCACAGCAATCAG GAGGCAGGTCCCAGCATCAAACGCACCAAGACGAGTGATGACAGCGGTCTGGATATGGACAACGCTGCTGAGAACGGGGGCGGGGACTCTGTGATCGATGGCGGCGCCAGCGAAATAGAACTGGTGTTTCGGCCACATCCCACCCTGATGGAGAAGGATGACGGTCACaacag tGTGGAGTTCGTCCCTCGCTACATTAAGACGTCCGGTAACGCTACAGTGGATCACCTGTCTAAATACCTGGCTGTCCGactggctctggaggagctgaGAAGAAACGCCGAGGCTAGTCCTGTTAACGTGGAGGCAGCTTCAGAGAAACAGTACACCATCTACATACCTACTGCTGGAAACCAGTTCAct GTTCTGAACGGTTCTTTCTCCCTGGAGCTGGTCAGCGAAAAGTACTGGAAGGTCAACAAACCCATGGAGCTCTACTTTGCCCCTACTAAAGAACACAA
- the rnf2 gene encoding E3 ubiquitin-protein ligase RING2 isoform X3 yields MTQTVQTNGVQPLSKTWELSLYELQRTPQAQEAITDGLEIAVSPRSLHSELMCPICLDMLKNTMTTKECLHRFCADCIITALRSGNKECPTCRKKLVSKRSLRPDPNFDALISKIYPSRDEYEAHQERVLARISKHNNQQALSHSIEEGLKIQAMTRLQRGKRHTVENGSGAEDNGDSSHCSNASVHSNQEAGPSIKRTKTSDDSGLDMDNAAENGGGDSVIDGGASEIELVFRPHPTLMEKDDGHNSVEFVPRYIKTSGNATVDHLSKYLAVRLALEELRRNAEASPVNVEAASEKQYTIYIPTAGNQFTVLNGSFSLELVSEKYWKVNKPMELYFAPTKEHKR; encoded by the exons ATGACCCAGACAGTTCAGACCAACGGGGTTCAGCCCCTCAGTAAGACCTGGGAGCTGAGCCTGTACGAGCTACAGAGAACTCCACAG GCACAGGAGGCTATAACAGACGGACTGGAGATTGCGGTGTCGCCCAGGTCCTTGCACAGTGAACTCATGTGTCCTATCTGTCTGGACATGTTGAAGAACACAATGACAACCAAAGAATGTCTGCATCGCTTCTGCGCTGATTGTATCATCACAGCTTTGAGATCTGG TAACAAAGAGTGTCCTACCTGTCGTAAGAAGCTGGTGTCCAAGAGGTCGCTGCGTCCAGACCCTAATTTCGATGCTCTGATTA GTAAGATTTATCCCAGCCGTGACGAGTATGAAGCCCACCAGGAGAGAGTGTTGGCCCGCATTAGCAAACACAACAACCAGCAAGCCCTGTCCCACAGCATAGAGGAGGGGCTGAAGATACAGGCTATGaccag ACTGCAGCGTGGTAAAAGACACACAGTGGAGAACGGCAGCGGAGCTGAAGACAACGGAGACTCCTCCCACTGTAGCAACGCTTCTGTCCACAGCAATCAG GAGGCAGGTCCCAGCATCAAACGCACCAAGACGAGTGATGACAGCGGTCTGGATATGGACAACGCTGCTGAGAACGGGGGCGGGGACTCTGTGATCGATGGCGGCGCCAGCGAAATAGAACTGGTGTTTCGGCCACATCCCACCCTGATGGAGAAGGATGACGGTCACaacag tGTGGAGTTCGTCCCTCGCTACATTAAGACGTCCGGTAACGCTACAGTGGATCACCTGTCTAAATACCTGGCTGTCCGactggctctggaggagctgaGAAGAAACGCCGAGGCTAGTCCTGTTAACGTGGAGGCAGCTTCAGAGAAACAGTACACCATCTACATACCTACTGCTGGAAACCAGTTCAct GTTCTGAACGGTTCTTTCTCCCTGGAGCTGGTCAGCGAAAAGTACTGGAAGGTCAACAAACCCATGGAGCTCTACTTTGCCCCTACTAAAGAACACAA aAGGTAG